In a single window of the Chloroflexota bacterium genome:
- the rplU gene encoding 50S ribosomal protein L21, with protein MSFAVIRSGGQQFRVQPGDVIDVELRDESSGPVAFEDVLLINDDDGRHVGTPTLDGATVRGTALGEVKGRKVRIFTYHAKKRHRRRMGHRQRYTRVRIDGIDRSAASDE; from the coding sequence ATGTCGTTCGCGGTGATCCGCTCGGGTGGCCAGCAGTTCCGCGTGCAGCCCGGCGACGTGATCGACGTGGAGCTGCGGGACGAGTCGTCCGGACCGGTGGCCTTCGAGGACGTGCTGCTGATCAATGACGACGACGGCCGGCACGTGGGCACGCCCACGCTGGACGGCGCGACCGTCCGCGGCACGGCGTTGGGCGAGGTCAAGGGGCGCAAGGTGCGGATCTTCACCTACCACGCCAAGAAGCGACACCGGCGGCGCATGGGCCACCGGCAACGCTACACGCGGGTTCGCATCGACGGCATCGACCGGTCGGCGGCGAGCGACGAGTAG
- a CDS encoding aldo/keto reductase, with product MRYREMGTPELRVSVVGFGGWPMGGRFYGADMDAEATATIHAAIDQGINLFDTAAGYGMGHSEALMGAALRGRRDEVIVVTKFGIDRDESVHAYRRDGRPSAVRRGCESSLRHLGIDHIDVFLHHWPDPDTPIADTMGAAKELVDEGKVRFIGVSNYTPAQMAEASAVLPIVANQVGYHMLDRRHAERIFPSCEEHGVGVMAYGSLAHGVLAGQFTLDTQLNDDDWRATGYAFGLPIFHADHLPRNLEVVDQVRALAKQADLDLPQLALRWVIENPTVSTALVGFRNPDEVAAAVSAADADVPAAVMHEAEDVTRAAYERMRADEQPPAEVGPLRREA from the coding sequence GTGCGGTACCGCGAGATGGGAACGCCGGAGCTTCGCGTGAGCGTGGTCGGGTTTGGCGGCTGGCCCATGGGCGGGCGCTTCTACGGCGCGGACATGGACGCCGAGGCCACGGCCACCATTCATGCCGCGATCGACCAGGGCATCAACCTGTTCGACACAGCCGCCGGCTACGGCATGGGGCACTCCGAGGCGCTGATGGGCGCGGCGCTGCGCGGGCGGCGCGACGAGGTGATCGTGGTCACCAAGTTCGGCATCGACCGGGACGAATCCGTCCACGCCTACCGGCGCGACGGGCGCCCTTCGGCGGTGCGCCGGGGCTGCGAAAGCAGCCTGCGGCACCTGGGCATAGACCACATCGACGTGTTCCTGCACCACTGGCCGGACCCCGACACGCCCATCGCCGACACCATGGGCGCCGCCAAGGAGCTGGTCGACGAGGGCAAGGTGCGGTTCATCGGCGTCTCCAACTACACGCCGGCACAGATGGCCGAGGCGTCGGCGGTTCTGCCGATCGTCGCCAACCAGGTCGGTTATCACATGCTCGACCGGCGCCACGCCGAGCGGATCTTCCCGTCGTGCGAGGAGCACGGAGTGGGGGTGATGGCCTACGGCTCGCTGGCGCACGGCGTCCTGGCCGGGCAGTTCACGCTCGACACCCAGCTCAACGACGACGACTGGCGTGCCACGGGCTATGCCTTCGGCCTGCCGATCTTTCACGCCGATCACCTACCGCGGAATCTCGAGGTCGTGGACCAGGTGCGAGCGCTGGCGAAACAGGCGGATCTGGACCTGCCGCAGCTGGCGCTGCGCTGGGTCATCGAAAACCCGACCGTCTCGACCGCGCTGGTGGGATTCCGCAATCCGGACGAAGTCGCCGCGGCGGTGTCCGCGGCCGATGCGGACGTCCCTGCTGCCGTCATGCACGAGGCTGAGGACGTTACCCGCGCGGCTTACGAGCGCATGCGGGCCGACGAGCAGCCGCCGGCCGAGGTCGGTCCGCTGCGACGGGAGGCCTAG
- a CDS encoding phosphoribosylaminoimidazolesuccinocarboxamide synthase, whose product MENDIYTPEGYTDRIRQELGNCLTETNLSHGEKFIGKVRDRYDLGDRLALITTDRQSAFDRVLAAIPFKGQVLNLTSAWWFEQTRHIVPNHVLSVPDPNVTIAKQCIVFPIEFVVRGYITGTTSTALWTVYQSGQREYCGIDLPRGLVKNEKLPTNYLTPTTKSEDHDRPISPDEIVSENWMTAADWEQCSHIAQQLFAFGQAKAAEHGLILVDTKYEMGRDENGEILLIDEIHTPDSSRYWIADSYQQRMREGREPDNVDKEFLRLWFTENCNPYEDEVLPPAPDDLVIELSRRYIYLYEKITGRSFEFPGADQPIESRLASNLQGNT is encoded by the coding sequence ATGGAGAATGACATTTACACCCCAGAGGGCTATACGGATCGAATACGACAAGAGCTCGGAAACTGTCTCACTGAGACGAATCTTTCTCATGGTGAGAAGTTTATAGGCAAAGTACGGGATCGATACGATCTTGGAGACCGTTTGGCCCTCATCACCACCGACCGTCAGAGTGCCTTCGACCGGGTGCTCGCCGCTATCCCTTTCAAAGGGCAGGTCCTCAACCTGACGAGCGCATGGTGGTTCGAACAGACCCGACATATCGTGCCAAATCACGTGCTATCCGTCCCCGATCCAAACGTCACGATTGCCAAGCAATGCATCGTCTTCCCGATTGAGTTCGTGGTGCGTGGATACATCACCGGAACCACGAGCACCGCCCTCTGGACGGTCTACCAGAGTGGTCAGCGTGAATACTGCGGCATCGATCTGCCCCGCGGCCTGGTGAAAAACGAAAAACTCCCGACGAACTACCTCACACCGACCACCAAGTCGGAGGATCACGACCGTCCGATCAGCCCCGACGAGATCGTATCCGAAAACTGGATGACGGCCGCCGATTGGGAACAATGCAGCCACATCGCGCAGCAACTTTTCGCATTCGGTCAAGCCAAGGCAGCCGAGCATGGCCTGATTCTCGTGGATACAAAATATGAGATGGGCCGTGACGAGAACGGCGAGATCCTTCTGATCGACGAGATCCACACCCCCGACTCGAGTCGCTACTGGATCGCCGACTCGTATCAACAGCGCATGCGCGAGGGCCGGGAACCCGACAACGTCGACAAGGAATTCCTCCGGCTCTGGTTCACGGAGAACTGCAACCCCTACGAGGATGAGGTCCTCCCACCGGCGCCGGACGACCTTGTCATCGAACTCTCACGACGCTACATCTACCTCTACGAGAAGATCACCGGTCGCTCTTTCGAGTTTCCAGGGGCGGACCAACCCATCGAGTCGCGTTTGGCAAGCAACCTTCAAGGAAACACATGA
- the rpmA gene encoding 50S ribosomal protein L27 — MAHKKGLGSSRNGRDSNPKMLGVKRSDGEFVRPGEIIVRQRGTKLLPGPNIGVGRDHTLFSLIEGHVVFERMRGRTRVRVADAA, encoded by the coding sequence ATGGCACATAAGAAAGGCCTCGGCAGCAGCCGCAACGGCCGCGACAGCAACCCCAAGATGCTGGGCGTCAAGCGCTCGGACGGCGAATTCGTGCGTCCCGGCGAGATCATCGTGCGGCAGCGCGGCACCAAGCTGCTGCCCGGACCCAACATCGGCGTCGGCCGCGATCACACGCTCTTCTCGCTGATCGAAGGCCACGTCGTCTTCGAGCGCATGCGCGGGCGCACCCGCGTGCGCGTGGCGGACGCGGCCTAA
- a CDS encoding DUF6364 family protein: MKQKLTITVDAELLPAAKRYARSRGVSLSSLVEQSLREMAGGNMQSFSTRWRGKFRAAERQDDPRYDALAKKFLQ; encoded by the coding sequence ATGAAGCAAAAGCTCACCATCACGGTAGACGCCGAGCTGCTCCCAGCGGCCAAACGGTATGCCCGCTCCCGCGGCGTGTCCCTCTCGTCGCTGGTCGAGCAATCGCTCCGGGAAATGGCCGGCGGGAACATGCAGTCGTTCTCCACGCGTTGGCGAGGCAAGTTTCGGGCAGCGGAGCGTCAAGATGACCCGCGCTACGACGCATTGGCCAAGAAGTTCCTCCAATGA
- a CDS encoding type II toxin-antitoxin system VapC family toxin, with protein sequence MGGPVRPGPRAESVILLDTQVLLWSRFGDARFGRRARSQIERALREGNIAVSAISFWEVAMLHDKGRLTLLRSVASWRQALLDEGLVEIPMDGEIGIRAATLPDFHADPADRLIVATALEGHRLVTADQRILDWPGHVSRLDATQ encoded by the coding sequence ATGGGAGGCCCAGTCCGACCCGGACCGCGTGCTGAATCCGTGATCCTGCTCGACACACAGGTCCTGCTCTGGTCACGGTTCGGAGACGCCCGTTTTGGTCGGCGAGCCCGCAGCCAGATCGAACGAGCCTTGCGTGAAGGCAACATCGCGGTGTCGGCAATCTCGTTCTGGGAAGTGGCCATGCTGCACGACAAGGGCAGACTCACGCTGCTGCGCAGCGTGGCCTCGTGGCGTCAGGCGCTGCTCGATGAGGGGCTCGTCGAGATTCCGATGGACGGCGAGATCGGAATCCGCGCGGCGACGCTCCCGGACTTTCACGCCGACCCAGCCGACCGCTTGATCGTGGCTACCGCGTTGGAGGGGCATCGACTGGTGACCGCCGACCAGCGGATCCTCGATTGGCCGGGGCACGTGAGCCGGCTGGACGCTACGCAGTAG
- a CDS encoding type II toxin-antitoxin system Phd/YefM family antitoxin encodes MTTEAPRKPGPRTIMASEFKAKCLKLMDEVAESGEEIVITKNGRPVSRLTPYRERPTSWFGRDRDIIQIHGDITEPIDVEWEAQSDPDRVLNP; translated from the coding sequence ATGACGACGGAAGCCCCTAGGAAGCCCGGGCCGCGGACGATCATGGCGTCCGAGTTCAAGGCCAAGTGCCTCAAGCTCATGGACGAGGTGGCGGAGAGCGGCGAGGAGATCGTCATCACCAAGAACGGCCGCCCGGTGTCGCGGCTGACGCCCTACCGGGAGCGGCCAACGAGCTGGTTTGGCCGAGATCGGGACATCATTCAGATTCACGGCGACATCACCGAACCGATCGACGTTGAATGGGAGGCCCAGTCCGACCCGGACCGCGTGCTGAATCCGTGA
- a CDS encoding aldo/keto reductase has product MQYRELGTPELRVSVVGFGGWPMGGRFYGAAMDDEATATIHAALDQGINLFDTAAGYGFGHSEVLLGAALQGRRDEAIVVTKFGIEHDESVQANRLDARPATLRRSCERSLRNLGMDHVDVFLHHWPDPDTPIADTMGAAQELVDEGKVRFVGVSNYTPEQMVEAAAVLPMVANQVGYHMLDRRHAERRFPACEEHGVGVMAYGSLAHGVLAGQLTADTKLDEEDWRGTGYAFGLPLFRADHLPRNLEVVDQVRALAQQAGLDLPQLALRWVIENQTVSTALVGFRNPDEVAVAVAAAEADIPAAVMQEADAATRAAYARMLADELPPADLGPLRRNA; this is encoded by the coding sequence GTGCAATACCGCGAGCTGGGGACGCCGGAGCTCCGCGTGAGCGTGGTTGGATTCGGCGGCTGGCCCATGGGTGGACGCTTCTACGGCGCGGCCATGGACGACGAGGCCACGGCCACGATCCACGCCGCGCTCGATCAGGGCATCAATCTGTTCGACACCGCCGCCGGCTACGGCTTCGGGCACTCCGAGGTGCTTTTGGGCGCGGCCCTTCAGGGGCGACGCGATGAAGCGATCGTGGTCACCAAGTTCGGCATCGAGCACGACGAATCCGTGCAGGCCAACCGGCTGGACGCCCGGCCCGCGACGCTTCGCCGCAGCTGCGAGCGCAGCCTGCGGAATCTCGGCATGGACCATGTCGACGTGTTTCTGCACCACTGGCCGGACCCCGACACGCCCATCGCCGACACCATGGGCGCCGCCCAGGAGCTGGTCGACGAGGGCAAGGTCCGGTTCGTCGGCGTCTCCAACTACACGCCCGAGCAGATGGTCGAAGCCGCAGCCGTCCTGCCCATGGTCGCCAACCAGGTCGGTTATCACATGCTCGACCGGCGCCACGCCGAGCGCAGATTTCCCGCCTGCGAGGAGCACGGCGTGGGCGTGATGGCCTACGGCTCGCTCGCGCACGGCGTCCTGGCCGGGCAGTTGACGGCGGACACCAAGCTCGACGAGGAGGATTGGCGGGGCACCGGGTATGCCTTCGGCCTGCCGCTGTTTCGCGCCGATCACCTGCCGCGGAACCTGGAGGTCGTCGACCAGGTGCGAGCGCTGGCGCAGCAGGCCGGACTGGACCTGCCGCAGCTCGCGCTGCGCTGGGTCATTGAGAATCAGACCGTCTCAACGGCTCTCGTGGGATTCCGCAATCCAGACGAGGTCGCCGTGGCGGTGGCCGCGGCCGAGGCCGACATTCCCGCCGCCGTCATGCAGGAAGCCGACGCCGCCACCCGCGCGGCCTACGCGCGCATGCTGGCGGATGAGCTGCCGCCGGCCGATCTCGGTCCGCTGCGCCGGAACGCCTAG
- a CDS encoding succinylglutamate desuccinylase/aspartoacylase family protein, with the protein MNTPASGSSDPISIGDVDVAPGYRTQVDLPIADLSIHVPLAMPVHVINGAEDGPVLFVSAAIHGDELNGVEIIRRIIKLAALRRLKGALIAVPIVNVPGFLNLSRYLPDRRDLNRSFPGSAKGSLAARLAEMFVDQILSNATHGIDLHTGAVHRENVPQIRVDLDNPAAEPMARAFGAPLVVNSASRDGSLREAADKRDVPVIVYEAGEALRFDETAIRTGLWGVIGVMEHLGMLPTQKRGSESKAPVILRDSSWVRAPASGVVRMRQPIGAEVVDGELLAIVSDPLGESETEIKSPMDGVIVGRTNLPLAHEGDALFHIGFTGETEQEKASKPFHHLFE; encoded by the coding sequence ATGAACACCCCCGCCAGTGGGTCATCCGATCCCATCAGCATTGGCGATGTAGACGTCGCCCCTGGGTATCGGACCCAGGTGGACCTGCCGATCGCCGATCTGTCGATTCACGTCCCCCTGGCGATGCCGGTGCACGTCATCAACGGCGCCGAGGATGGGCCGGTGCTGTTCGTCTCGGCCGCCATACACGGCGACGAGCTCAACGGGGTCGAGATCATCCGGCGTATCATCAAGCTGGCCGCCTTGCGGCGCCTCAAGGGAGCGCTGATCGCCGTTCCAATCGTGAACGTGCCCGGCTTTCTGAATCTCAGCCGATACCTTCCCGACCGGCGCGACCTCAACCGCTCCTTCCCGGGGTCCGCCAAGGGCTCGCTGGCTGCCCGCCTCGCCGAGATGTTCGTCGACCAGATCCTCTCGAACGCCACGCATGGCATCGATCTCCACACCGGCGCCGTGCACCGGGAGAACGTTCCGCAAATCCGCGTCGATCTGGACAATCCCGCGGCCGAGCCCATGGCGCGCGCCTTTGGCGCCCCGCTGGTCGTGAACTCCGCCTCCAGGGACGGAAGCCTGCGCGAGGCCGCCGACAAGCGCGACGTTCCCGTCATCGTCTACGAGGCCGGCGAAGCGCTCCGCTTCGATGAAACGGCGATACGCACCGGCCTATGGGGCGTGATCGGGGTCATGGAGCATCTGGGCATGTTGCCCACGCAAAAGCGGGGCAGTGAATCGAAAGCCCCCGTGATCCTGCGCGACAGCAGCTGGGTGAGGGCGCCGGCCAGCGGCGTGGTCAGGATGAGACAGCCAATCGGTGCGGAGGTCGTGGACGGCGAGCTGCTGGCCATCGTTTCCGATCCGCTGGGCGAGTCGGAAACCGAAATCAAGTCGCCCATGGACGGCGTGATCGTCGGCCGCACGAACCTCCCCCTCGCCCACGAAGGCGACGCGCTCTTCCATATCGGCTTCACGGGAGAAACCGAGCAAGAGAAAGCGTCCAAGCCCTTCCACCACCTGTTCGAGTGA
- a CDS encoding PIN domain-containing protein translates to MILLDTDVLIDVALDRTPHSDPASELLDRIEHGAEAAYIAWHSASNFYYIVSPVLGGTSTREFIAELTRFVSVATTDTESVRYATALPMADFEDAIQVAAARACGARHIVTRNVRDYQRSPIRAISPQESLSELF, encoded by the coding sequence ATGATTCTCCTCGACACCGACGTGCTCATCGACGTCGCGCTGGACAGGACTCCACACTCGGACCCGGCTTCCGAACTTCTGGATCGGATCGAGCATGGCGCGGAGGCCGCCTACATCGCGTGGCACTCCGCGTCGAATTTCTACTACATCGTCTCGCCGGTGCTCGGAGGCACAAGCACCCGCGAGTTCATTGCCGAACTAACCCGCTTTGTATCGGTGGCTACCACCGACACGGAGAGTGTCCGGTATGCCACGGCGCTGCCAATGGCCGATTTCGAGGACGCCATCCAGGTAGCCGCCGCCCGTGCTTGCGGGGCTCGCCATATCGTCACGAGGAATGTCAGGGACTACCAACGCTCCCCCATCCGTGCAATCAGCCCGCAGGAGTCGCTCAGTGAATTGTTCTGA
- a CDS encoding NAD(P)/FAD-dependent oxidoreductase, producing the protein MSTGRVVIVGGGFAGLSAAYTLMQRGVTPLLLEAQDHVGGRGSGERVDGFSLDMGAFVFTSTYDTAFRLCEELGLPLAPSQMKFGHHRNGRWVTTTPDQSLWNFIRHLRTAVTMGFLSPAGMRAGFRVMREIRRQAPHMSFASDSPIADIDDDESFGEYMKRLNVPENLQLTLRAPLDMILGDPEPAGQALMRAYIGETMLHDGRVSMPERGIGSLSRALADTCADAIQVSTPVRKIVVANGAAAGVVTDGETIEADAVICAVPGTKVADLVLELPEATRRALGTISYSTGCRVVIGLDHSPLPPGWHGALFPEDDDTPLLLNRSAFLPACAPPGKSILDLMIGRDRAKELIPLDDEEIKREMLGAARRNAPPGSALPGDDEGLFHRVYRWEEALCMGTPGMLAAVAQIPEQLAGRIDNLVLAGDYMGVPSVNGALSSGQSAAIEVADRLASRTS; encoded by the coding sequence ATGAGCACGGGGCGGGTCGTCATCGTTGGCGGGGGCTTCGCGGGGCTCAGCGCCGCCTACACGCTGATGCAGCGGGGCGTCACGCCCCTGCTGCTCGAGGCGCAGGACCACGTGGGCGGACGCGGCAGCGGCGAGCGGGTGGATGGGTTCTCCCTGGACATGGGCGCCTTCGTCTTCACGTCCACCTACGACACCGCCTTCCGCCTGTGCGAGGAGCTGGGCCTGCCGCTGGCGCCGTCGCAGATGAAATTCGGCCACCACCGCAACGGGCGGTGGGTGACCACGACGCCGGACCAATCGCTCTGGAACTTCATCCGTCACCTGCGGACGGCCGTCACCATGGGCTTCCTCTCACCCGCGGGCATGCGGGCCGGCTTCAGGGTGATGCGGGAGATCCGTCGGCAGGCTCCGCACATGAGTTTCGCCAGCGACAGTCCCATCGCCGATATCGACGACGACGAGTCCTTCGGCGAATACATGAAGCGGCTCAACGTGCCCGAGAACCTGCAGCTGACGCTCCGAGCGCCCCTCGATATGATCCTGGGCGATCCGGAACCCGCGGGACAGGCGCTGATGCGGGCGTACATCGGAGAAACGATGCTGCACGACGGTAGGGTCTCCATGCCCGAGCGCGGCATCGGCTCTCTGAGCCGGGCGCTTGCCGACACCTGCGCCGATGCGATTCAGGTATCGACCCCCGTCAGGAAAATCGTCGTCGCGAACGGGGCGGCCGCCGGCGTGGTCACGGACGGCGAGACGATCGAGGCGGACGCGGTCATTTGCGCCGTCCCCGGCACGAAGGTTGCGGACCTGGTTCTCGAGCTGCCGGAAGCAACTCGCCGCGCCCTCGGCACGATTAGCTACTCAACCGGTTGCCGCGTGGTGATCGGCCTCGACCATTCCCCGCTCCCTCCGGGCTGGCACGGCGCGCTCTTCCCGGAGGACGACGACACGCCGCTGCTGCTGAACAGGTCGGCCTTCCTGCCCGCCTGCGCGCCGCCGGGGAAGAGCATTCTCGACCTGATGATCGGGCGCGACCGCGCCAAGGAACTCATCCCGCTCGACGACGAGGAGATCAAGCGCGAGATGCTGGGCGCCGCGCGCCGGAACGCGCCGCCGGGCTCCGCGCTCCCCGGCGACGACGAGGGGCTGTTCCACCGCGTCTACCGCTGGGAAGAGGCGCTGTGCATGGGGACGCCCGGCATGCTGGCCGCGGTGGCGCAGATCCCGGAGCAGCTTGCCGGGCGCATCGACAACCTGGTCCTGGCGGGTGACTACATGGGCGTGCCGTCGGTCAACGGCGCGCTTTCCAGCGGCCAGAGCGCCGCAATCGAGGTCGCGGATCGCTTAGCGTCTCGCACCAGCTAG
- a CDS encoding HAD-IA family hydrolase, with amino-acid sequence MKKFILFDHDGVLVDTEFWYFKAGERALADIGFTMDRDQYLRDMIQGNATWAQAVAAGIDEQTIGRQREIRNAYNQEYLRTEDIEIEGVLETLDVLADEYRMGIITTSKPDDFALIHKRRSILDYMDFYLARDDYERAKPHPEPYLKGLERFGATATEAVVVEDSSRGLASAIAAGIDCIVVANEFTASHDLSQATAKVATFRELPTAIKGLAS; translated from the coding sequence GTGAAGAAATTCATTCTCTTTGACCATGATGGGGTTCTGGTGGATACCGAATTCTGGTATTTCAAAGCCGGAGAGCGCGCCCTCGCCGACATCGGGTTCACCATGGATCGAGACCAATACCTCCGAGACATGATCCAGGGAAATGCCACCTGGGCCCAAGCCGTCGCGGCAGGTATTGATGAACAGACCATCGGCAGGCAGCGCGAGATCCGCAATGCCTACAATCAGGAATATCTTCGAACCGAAGACATTGAGATCGAGGGTGTCCTAGAAACGCTGGACGTACTTGCCGATGAGTACAGGATGGGCATAATCACCACCTCCAAACCGGATGATTTCGCCTTGATTCACAAACGTCGCTCCATCCTGGACTATATGGACTTCTATTTGGCCAGGGATGACTACGAGAGAGCCAAACCACATCCCGAACCCTATCTGAAAGGACTCGAACGCTTTGGCGCCACTGCTACTGAAGCGGTGGTCGTTGAAGACTCGTCGAGAGGCTTAGCGTCGGCAATAGCGGCGGGAATTGACTGCATCGTGGTTGCGAACGAGTTCACTGCATCTCACGACTTGTCCCAAGCAACTGCCAAGGTCGCTACGTTTAGAGAATTACCAACTGCCATAAAAGGATTAGCGAGCTAG